The stretch of DNA tttattcaatGACACATTATGTGAGACTGTAAGGGGTTGTTTCCTGGTTTGCTATTTCAAAGTTATGTCTAAGTTTTGAacgtttgaatgtttttttttaaaacatatcacCTATAACAACTTTTGTTAGCAAGAGTGTAGAAAAtgggctcttctgtcctctcccTTGCCAATTAAAATTGTTGGCCAACTCATTGGTTATTATTTCCCTCATGATTCTGTGGACAATGTCTTTGGCAGATGTTCCACCCAAGCTGGTAAGATATCTTGtctatgaaaaaaaatcatgtgtTAAGCAGCAGTAAATCTAGATCTCTCTCTACGTATGTTAGTATTCTTTTAAGTGAAGTAACAGAACATCATTAGAATTTACTAAAGAACGTTGTGTGTCTCTGTTTGACAGCCTATCCTCCAGATCTTTTATGCCTGTCATGCTCCTTAATGGAAACTGAAACTCCTCATTTACAACTTCAGCTGCATTCTCTCTTCGCATAATGGCCTGAAGGAGGAGCGTATTCTGCCTGACTTGACCCTTTATCTCTTCCAGCATCTGGTAGAGCCGGAGATCTCTTTCTGAATCAGACAAACATACGATGCATCATTATAACTAGAATTGAACATATAAAGAGAGAGTCTGCATCTCTTCTTTAGTTGTCTATCATAACTTTTACAGCCTTTTGTtgaatctatctttttttttttttagacgtaTTGCTGGCATTAAATTCAAAATGTGCTTACAATTCCCATAAAATAgtaaaatttgacattttcaacatttgatatgttgtctatgtgttttttttcagctcattgaTATTAAGGCTAATTTTTAAAAGCAGGGCTTAAAAGGTTTATCATTTGAAAATAGTACAACTTAGCCAGGCGAAGTTGGTTTTATTCTCATTTTTggttacatacattttattttgttccttGAACAGTTTCTAATCCATGTTAGAGACTAAAAAGGAAATTACTAaaaactcctttaaaaaaaaaaaaaaaaaaaacctattttaaaaggtttggaaTAATTCTACGTACCATCTTGTCTTGGTTCAGGGACTGTCATAGCAGGTGCTGATGGTGCAAATGGTGGTATGGCTGGCAATTTCAGTCTTTTGGCTCCATTActgcagaagttttttttttttggtctttccaTTGTCTCTGCATATGGAACAGTAAGAGATAGAATCCGTACAATGTATAATACATTGCCAAACATCACAACATTTACTTCCGTCCAGAGTTCTTCCGTCCTGCGATCTTATACAACAGGAAAGTGACCAATGCTCAAAAGTTCCTTTCAACATATCATCCCCTTGGAATTAAATATAGTTTACTACAACTCAAttttgacagaaatgtcagatatAACCTTGTACTGTAATTTCCCAACTATTAGCTgcagtttatacatttattttgctaaatTTCTTCAGGTTAATACACGAGAGCGGTTAATAtggtattaatgttttttttagcttGCATAAAACACTCTCCTGTGGCTTATTCAcaggaaattaatttaattaattctaaGGGGACCATATTCCCAAGTCTTGGATTTAAGGAATCTGTGGTGACCAGCTATGTTGGGAAATGATGCAATGACTACTGTATGTTTTCGTCTGTACCTGTGTGGAGCCAGCTTGTTGAGGCCTGCACTGGAGGTCTTCCTGATGTAAATCCATTTACATATTTTGATGATGGTCTGTTGGACACATTAAGAGTAATCAATTTTTTAAAAGCGCAGTGCATAGAAGCAGTAGGCTATAAAAGGAGAACAGAGGAAACATACACTCTTTTCCGtacactgtcctcatctgtagaCTCCAAACTGTTGCCTTTACAAAACTTCACCAGCTTTCTTCTGGCTTTTTCATAGGAATCtaaacatagaaacaaacaacATCACTAAGCCTATTATCTGAACATTTGAAAAGAATTGCTTGGCATAACTCACAAGGAGCATCTTTTAATTTTCGAATAGTTATTTCTCTATATTTCtcagtaataattaataattaattccttaAAGACTTACCATACTCAGCCACCCATTCAGTTATATATTCGTTCCATTCTTCATCCGgagtttcatttttttcaacCGCTTTTCTACATTTTGTACTATTATATGGGGGCCAAAAGGAAATTTTTTTGTCGATGCTCAGCCAGTCACTTGGTATCACCTCTGTCTCATTCTTTTCAGTAAAAACAACTATAGAatacatctataaaaaaaaaaaaaaaaaaaaatatatatatatatatatatgtagtgttacaaactatatacatttattgAAGCTCTATTACTTACCCAGTGGAAATCTATCTAAACCAAAATATTTCCTAGTCTTATTGTTACTATTCTTTATGATTGGTAGGTTCTGTACATTTGTCAGATacagaagggggggggggggaattggGGAAATCAAGCAGTATGCAGTAAAGGATATGCCACAAACCCATCCTTATACTGTAAAAGAAGGACTTTTGAAACAGTCTGTGTAGGGACAATAGTCAATGACTGCCCAGGTTGTTTCACAAAGGATATATCAAGAATTGATGAATCAATGGGATAGGTGAAAAAAGATGACTTGTTTTGGAATTTAAGACAGACTAGATGCGATGCTTCcttgtcttttaaaatgtttttcactaTATAAATATCTCCCTTGAACAGAATATAGTTGTCTCCCTCTGATAAACTAATTAAAGTTCCACCATTTACATATTTCTTATACTGTGTAAACTGCTGAGATGTCACATTGTATGGAAAAGGCCCATTCTTATGTTCCTGGTAAAAACCATCCTTGCACACCCTTATTTTAGTTCTGACACTTGCTTTTTCTGACAATCTCCTGATGATCTGTTGAAGGGGCTGGGTAGGGGtccttatcattttttttaatgtgtagaGGAAGTTCTCAAATGGGAAAGCTGCGAAATTATGCAGCACACCAAACTGCCTTGCATCATTGGCAAGATGTATCAGCCCGTGTATGTTATACACAACGTAATTACCATAAACAGACTGAAAATGCTCGACAAAGGTGATCAGTAACTTTTCAGCAAAATCACAGTACTGGAGAAACAGTGAGGGGCAGCATAATATTCGAATGGCTACATGCAGAAGCATAAAATTGTGGTATAGAACATTCGGCAGATGGTCTTTCAGTGCTACTGGACCAGTGTACAGGAGAAAAGTTCTGAACTCTGTTGCTTTCCACCTATCTACCTCAACAAGGGATCTCCCTTTCCGTGCAAACTCTCTGGGGAGTCTCATGGCAAAGGACATAAGCACTGCAGAAATTTGGCCTATCTGATGAGCACCTAAACGAGATGGAAGTGGTCCCCTCATCCAAAACCCTATCAACTTTCTCACAACCCCAAGAAAAACCAGGTGCATAACATCTAATGGAAATTGGGAGACCATACCAATTCCAACCCTTGTCAACACACTGGTCCCTTTATGGTGAAACTCATCGTCTTTATTAATAAAAGACATATCTGTCCGTAAAGGTGAATCGACTTCAGGAAAAGTCATGCGATTTTCTGCCCATGTTCCCTCCTGTGTGCATTTTTCACAGCCGTGGTATGCATTGTGGCCTTTAATGTTTTTTACGAAAGCCCTCGCACTTGCATcgcaaacaaaatttgaaattttAATGTCTACACATTTGCCAAGTACATCCACACCCTCTAATTTAAGCTTTCCATATTCATTCACAAATGATTCTAGGAACAGATTGACATTCTCTGGTTTTTTAGATCCAAGATATAAAGCGATGACGAATGGTTGCTTTGTTTTGTCTTCCTCTACCAATCCTAGAATGGGCCAGAACTGCTTATTGCTGCTTTTGAACAAAGGTAGTCCATCAATATTCACTTGTAAATGAATGGCCTTTGGGAGAGGGTCAGTCTGGTTTAACACATGCCTAATGCCTTTCTCAACTCCAAAATAATGCATGGTGCCACCAGCCATCTGCTGGACCTCATAATTAATTGGAGTGCCTAAAAGAGTGCGGGCATCCTTTGGGAGATATGGATGATGTTTTCTCAGGATGCCCAACAGCCCATTTAGATGGCATTGTGGTATTTGGCTGTCTATTGCCCAGTCTCTGAGCTCCTCCCCAAGACACTCTGCAGCCTCAACAAATTCATCATCACTTGAGTCAGTGTCTGTCAGAGCATTTGACCAAAATCCATCAATCACGTGATCGTCAACATTAAACGCAGTCTCTAACTCATCTGATTCATAGGACACAGGCCAATCAGATGCAGCATCTGACCACACATCATCAGCAGGGGCGTTTTTTTCCAGGCATATGTTTACGTCAGCTGCGTCAGATTTAGTATTGACGTAAACCTCACTAAGAATATTGTAAGCCCTCCGCTTTGCCTGACGTTTAAGTGTTCTGTCAGAATAAATGTTGTTTGCAGACATAGTATGCTGCCAAACAAAAATTTACGTTAATTACAGTTACTATAGTATACAGCTGATTTCGCGTCTGTTTCATCTAGATTACGAAAGCTACAATGTTAGAATCTAGCAGGCTGACGGCTGGCTAAATTATAAGGCTACATTTACATCAGATTGCTAACGTGAAGCCATCACAATGCCTCACTAGATAATAGactgattatatattaaaacaatgtatTGAATCGAGCAGATTACCTTGGACTGGCTGAGTTAACGGCTGCAGTGAAGTCTAGAAGAAGGCCAACGGTTAAAGATAACGGAAAATAACGATAATTCTAAATCACGCGCTCACTGTTCTCTTGAATGAGCTCGCGCATCAGCTCTTCTAGTGCGCGCGCGGCCGGAGCGCTCTCTGCTGCGCGAGGCCAAGCGCACTAGCGCAACATCTGTCCCTCACCGAGATGAAGAGcgatttttactgtttttattttatgtaaccgTCTCTTGTAATACGATGTCCTGTCAtttctttgtaatctttaataaATACATTGTTCTGATTTCACATTTGATGCATTTTATTGCTTGGAAACAACGTCATAAAAAGGAGCTAGACACTCTTTTCCCCATGTTTACTGGGAAGAATAAACATGAAATGCTGCATATATTTGAGAGAAGTGGGGGCCCTTGCCGCTGACCATATCAACGTTGGCCCAACGGTGTATTTCTGTCCGATAGGTTGGGCCAACGTAACCAACCCATATTGACGTTGGCCCAACGTCTGTTTGCTACCTGGGGGCCTACTAACGGTcggtgtttttttttccagatgtatgaggtttatattataaatatcgtGATTATTACAAATTAACAACAAATTAAACGAGCAGCTAAAAATAATACACGTTTTGACGTTGCAAATGGTCTTAATTcgtcttaatttttattttttatttttttttagcgcGAGTGTATCTCCATTCACGTGGGTCAGGCGGGAGTTCAGATCGGTAACGCGTGCTGGGAGCTGTACTGTCTGGAGCACGGAATGCAGCCGGACGGGCGCATGCCCACCGACCAGAACACCTCCGGCGGAGATCAGTCCTTCAGGACTTTCTTCAACGAGACCGGCGCCGGGAAAAGTGTGCCCAGAACTGTGTTCGTGGACCTCGAACCCACCGTCGTTGGTCAGGATGCATTAACACTGCAATTCTTTTATAAAAATGTCGAAATACCATACTACAGTTAACGCTAGTGTAACAACTTTTTTGTATAAATGATTGCTAACATCAAGTTTTCTGCTGACATCATCAGCCCTCTAATTTTTTGAAACCTTCCTCTTCTGGGGCGGACTTGGGGCCCTAAGCAAATTTCAGGTATGGGCCCCCAACACAATAACTATGTGCTCTGCACGCCTAACCCTCATTtcgcttgctctctctctctctctctctctctctctctctcgtagtttatagtttatttaccTGTTTACAACTCAAGTAAATAGTTGGTCAACTCAATACTGTTCTAAAGCCATCTTAGGctaccttattattattttttcggATTGCAAAAGAATGTTTGCACTTGTCCATTTAATGAATTGTAACCTTTttcaatctttttaaaaaaatgattcaaaTTTCATGAAATTATCCTATGCAACTCATTCCATATTCCAAGTGTTCTTAAGGCATATGGTATGGTTTGCTGAGAGTTTGCTCAATCTCACCACGTTCTGTTAAGCAATGAAGCTGACAGCACTGCACAATGAATctcttaattacatgtatttacacaTTGTCGTAACGATTCGCAAGCTTGCAGAACTCAGCACTTGACAAAAGTGCTGGTTTTGATCTGTAAGCATTTAATGCTCTCCAGAACACAAATACAAACTAGTGTTTGCCAAATATGTTTTACCAATATCAGATTGGACCCCCAATTCCCCTTGGCCCCAAGCGGCCATTTACCTTGTTTTTTGGTTAAGTCCGCCCCGGTTCCACTTTCACCATCTCAGTGTTACTTTTGTATTAGCCCTTGACTCTAAAGTGTGCTTTGGTCTGATCTAGGTGCCCCTGGACTGTGATTTGTATGCACCCTTACCTTACTCTTTTTTTCCTATTCAGATGAGGTTCGAACTGGAACATATAGACAGCTGTTTCACCCAGAGCAGCTGATAACTGGGAAAGAGGACGCTGCCAATAATTACGCCAGAGGCCATTATACCACTGGCAAGGAAATAGTAGATGTGGTAATTGACCGTGTTCGCAAACTGGTGAGATATTTTTCTCTATTTTGATATACAACATTTATTGCAATTACATATTTATAGATGAATTAATAGTAAGTGTCTTTTGTTTTTAGTGTGACCAGTGCACTGGACTACAAGGATTCCTCATCTTCCACAGTTTTGGCGGTGGAACTGGTTCGGGTTTTGCTTCACTGCTGATGGAGAGGCTGTCTGTTGATCATGGCAAGAAAGCTAAGCTCGAGTTTGCAGTTTACCCTGCACCTCAGGTACCTTTTTCACCAGTCCAGATGTTTCACTGGAAGATCAAATTATGATTAGTTTGATTAAAGATCAAAAAagcaaaaatgcaaacaaatccaaggattattattttttagacatTTCAAACTACAATCACCCAACCTAAATGTTTTGTCACCCAGTGTATTGGTGTTTTACAATATATAATGTTGttgattcatatttatattgtgaGTAAGATACTTAAAAGAAACTTCCAAAcactgaattgaatttattttaacttacagaataatctatttaactttaaaataacactggtgagtcttcagtgaataaataaacattaatgacagaACAGCAGGTCTATTTAGGTTGATTTCTCTTTAAGACCTCATGCACGGATCAAACTgttacacataattttttttcttaaccgTCTCAACATTTACGTAAAAGACTGTATACCAACAATGTTTAGTATAAATTGACTATTTAATTGAATACTAATCAAGACGGGCACTTTGACAGGCATTTTGCATGTATTTAGCCATTTACGCAAAGGCGTGGGCTCTCAGATGCATCTCTATGTGCGTGAGTGCACAGAGTGCGCAAGTACGGAATTAAGcacttgaatgtttaaaattgtaTGACTCAAAAGCACGTGCAAATGGTACATTCCGAAATTCTGTCGCAAGTGTCTTTCACGTTCAAATATTTGCATGAATTTCAAACGTTACAAGCGTGGAAACTGCATGAATCAGTAGAATTATGCGCAATCCCGTGCCCAAATTCAAGACCTGAAACCTGTTGACCTTTTGGATTTTTCTTGAGGTTTCCACCGCAGTGGTAGAGCCCTACAATTCTATTCTGACCACACACACCACCCTGGAGCACTCAGACTGTGCTTTCATGGTGGACAACGAGGCCATCTATGATATCTGCCAAAACAACCTTGACATAGAGCGTCCCACGTACACCAACCTCAACCGCCTCATTGGGCAGATTGTGTCATCGATCACCGCCTCCCTGCGATTCGACGGAGCTCTCAACATCGATCTGACAGAGTTCCAAACCAACCTGGTGCCGTACCCTCGCATCCACTTCCCCCTGGTCACATACGCCCCGGTGATCTCCGCAGAGAAGGCATACCACGAGCAGCTGTCCATCATGGAAATCACCAACTCCTGCTTTGAGCCAGTCAATCAGATGGTGAAGTGCGACCCTCGGCACGGGAAGTACATGGCTTGCTGTATGCTGTACCGTGGAGATGTGGTTCCAAAGGACATCAATGCTGCCATTAGAAGCATAAAGGCCAAGAGGACCATTCAGTTTGTTGACTGGTGTCCCACAGGGTTCAAGGTCAGCCTATGTGTTTATTCTAAATTCTATTGTACATTGGAAGCAAAGCATCATGCAAAACTATTACGAGTGGAATAATGATACAACACAGCATACAATAGTAATGTTTGTAAATATTAGCTTGATGTTTGTTAGgtgtgaaaatgtgtgttccTTGCCTTTTTACCATTATCAGGTTGGTATAAACTACCAGCCGCCAACTGTGGTTCCAGGAGGCGATCTGGCCAAAGTTCAAAGGGCAGTCTGTATGTTGAGCAACACCACAGCCATCGCTGAGGCCTGGGCTCGTCTAGATCACAAGTTCGATCTAATGTACGCAAAGAGAGCCTTCGTGCACTGGTACGTTGGAGAAGGTATGGAGGAGGGCGAGTTTACAGAGGCCCGTGAAGATTTAGCCGCTCTCGAGAAAGATTACGAAGAGGTGGGAGTCGACGCCCCCGAAGGAGAAGGTGAAGAGGGAgaagaataaataaaagttttgaatataataataaatactgacaTTGCACTTTTGTTAGTCTTTAGGCATTTATtattcagcattaaaaaaaatctagtcaCCAATATCCACTTATCAGACAGCTACAATGTACAGTACTTTACATAAGGAGTGTTACAGGTTACCACACTACAGATAAAACCGTTCAAAAGGATTCTGCACCATTAATCGTCTTCAGAAACACTAAGTTGTAGATGGCTTCAAAGATTTATCAAAGCACAGCGACGGTGTGGATAAATGCTTTCTTCATTAAACGTCACTCGTTTGTTCTGTTGCAAGGCACATTTGATTTCTTTTACCTGTACTTACATCAGTGTACAGAAAGTGACTTTACTCTAACTTTACAGACTTGCATAATAACATCCTTCATATAAAACGTGCACAAGACTTGTCACAACCCAGCATGACAGTTCTTTGATCAAAGTACCTGCACTTCTCTGCAAAGATAAGATTTCATCAGAAATGCAGTGCCAAAATAGATCAATTTACATATCGGAAATGTTGTAAACAGCATTCTAATTACtggtatataatatttatattatattaagtatattagCTATTTaaggatagtttttttttcagtttaggaTAATTAAACTGTTTACTAAAGTCTGATTCACACTAAGAAAGTCTTTCTATAACAGACTTACTGTCAGGCCGGTCTGTTAATGCCACAggagtatttaaatatttcatgttaGAATGAAATCAAATGAAGTCCAACAAAGCCACTATATTCAAAAACCACTTAACAGAGCGCGCATGGAACAGGTGGAGTGCATCTTTGGTCAGTTTTTAAACCAGAAGTCCAAAATTCCAATATTGTCTGTTATCGTTACAGTGACAATATTTTCctcacaaaataaaaagtacacaGTAAAAGTGTCTTATGTGTGCATAAGGACCTGTTTTCAAATCCATCTCAatatcattttcagttaaattaggATATTTACATGAGAAGGGCAATTCCCCCATTGTTTAGAAGACACACTAATTTTCAGATTAAAACTTTTGATTCTGAATCATAATCGTCTTAATGCATCTTATGTTATGCAAACAAACTGAAATTAATTCTGTGGAACTGCAGAAACCCAAACCTGTTTAGGATCAAAGTGCATCTAAAGAAAAAGAAGACGTCACGTTTCACGTTCTAGTGGAAAGGCTCAGGCAGAAGAACATCATTGCATTATGAAACCTGCCTGCGGGGGAAGATCAGCGCCGGGTCCTTGAGGGAGTGCTTGTGGGTATGGACAGGAATATGATGGCACCGTGTTTGGCAGAGGAGCACCTACACTCTGAGGGTGGTAAGGCATGGCTGATGGTTGAGATATCTGTGCAGGTCTTACATGAGCTGGAGAACCATTAGCTAGCTTTTGGATAGGTGCGGTGAAGTTATGGGTCTCCTGAGGTTGTGAGGGATCATTAGAGGAACCCTGAGGAAGATGAACCCCCTTCAGCACCATCTCCTGTAGTTTATCGATCTTCACACGCCTCAGATGTGCCAGCTTCCTCTTGCTC from Carassius auratus strain Wakin unplaced genomic scaffold, ASM336829v1 scaf_tig00214594, whole genome shotgun sequence encodes:
- the LOC113092451 gene encoding uncharacterized protein LOC113092451, with amino-acid sequence MYSIVVFTEKNETEVIPSDWLSIDKKISFWPPYNSTKCRKAVEKNETPDEEWNEYITEWVAEYDSYEKARRKLVKFCKGNSLESTDEDSVRKRVPSSKYVNGFTSGRPPVQASTSWLHTETMERPKKKNFCSNGAKRLKLPAIPPFAPSAPAMTVPEPRQDDAAKKQGAKVVEAEEKIKTWLKYSGDRNGGRKKRATEKEKQKPQADSSSCESE
- the LOC113092449 gene encoding tubulin alpha-8 chain-like, giving the protein MQPDGRMPTDQNTSGGDQSFRTFFNETGAGKSVPRTVFVDLEPTVVDEVRTGTYRQLFHPEQLITGKEDAANNYARGHYTTGKEIVDVVIDRVRKLCDQCTGLQGFLIFHSFGGGTGSGFASLLMERLSVDHGKKAKLEFAVYPAPQVSTAVVEPYNSILTTHTTLEHSDCAFMVDNEAIYDICQNNLDIERPTYTNLNRLIGQIVSSITASLRFDGALNIDLTEFQTNLVPYPRIHFPLVTYAPVISAEKAYHEQLSIMEITNSCFEPVNQMVKCDPRHGKYMACCMLYRGDVVPKDINAAIRSIKAKRTIQFVDWCPTGFKVGINYQPPTVVPGGDLAKVQRAVCMLSNTTAIAEAWARLDHKFDLMYAKRAFVHWYVGEGMEEGEFTEAREDLAALEKDYEEVGVDAPEGEGCHPARPDHAARRSGPESSSQPSGPESDRGNGHMTIGQTNE